Below is a genomic region from Gemmatimonadaceae bacterium.
CGGCGGCATGTACGGTTGCGGAATCGGGTGCTCCATACGCCACGGCGGCCGGTCTCCGATCGAGCCGGAACGGATCGGCACTCGTAATGTGCGTCACGAGGACGGCGAGCGAATCTGGTTCGATGGTGCGAGCCGGCGGGGACACGGGCCAGATGGCCGGCGCTGGCGCCGAGACCGGACGCGAAAGCTCGAGCCAGGCGCGGATGCCAACGAGAATCGTGACCGCGCTCATCACCCACGCGAAACGCTCGATCCACCGGGCGCTCATGGCGTTTCACCCATCGCGTGTGCGGGGCGCCAGAGGGCGTCGATCGACAGGTCTGCATGCAGAACCTCTGGCCGTTGGGCGCCGGCTGCCGGGTCGCCCGCCTGCACATCGAGCGACCGGACAGTGAGCGCGCACGGGCCGTGGTCGAGCGCCGCCAGGAAGGTCGCCAGTCCTTGCACGTCGCCGGTGACGCTCACGCGAACGTGCACCGGCACGAACGGCTCGTGCCCAACGGAATCGGTGCGGAGGTCGAGTGCGCCCAGCGTCATCGCGGCGTCGGTTGCGGCGCGCGTGACGAGGCCTGCAAGTCGGGCGCTCGCGGCGGCGGGCGAGTCTCCCGAGAGCCACGTCGGCGACAGTGCAGAGAGACGCGTTCGCCGCACCACTAACGAATCGTGCATTGCACGCGAGTGGAGCGCGAGCATGCGGTCTCGTGCCCACGCAGCGCTCGCCGACCGTGCCGATTGGATTGCTTCCGCTTGCCAACGCAGCCATGCGGGTAGCGCGCGTCCGACGAATAGTAGCCCACCGATCGACGCC
It encodes:
- a CDS encoding GspMb/PilO family protein encodes the protein MKPMLSVLSPRDRRTLLVGAASIGGLLFVGRALPAWLRWQAEAIQSARSASAAWARDRMLALHSRAMHDSLVVRRTRLSALSPTWLSGDSPAAASARLAGLVTRAATDAAMTLGALDLRTDSVGHEPFVPVHVRVSVTGDVQGLATFLAALDHGPCALTVRSLDVQAGDPAAGAQRPEVLHADLSIDALWRPAHAMGETP